Proteins encoded in a region of the Deltaproteobacteria bacterium genome:
- a CDS encoding phosphoglycerate kinase: protein MIKSITDLPLQKKRVFIRVDFNVSFDENENIQDDTRIRAVLPTLEYAIKEDAKVILASHLGRPKGIRDAKLSLLPVAAYLSKLLKKDILFPEDCIGDAVKKLAQDLREGQVMLLENLRFHEGEEKNDAVFSEKLASIAEVYVNDAFGTLHRAHASTVGMVKHFKYKGAGFLVRKEVDYLSKVLENPERPLVAILGGAKVSDKLAAVDYLLSKVDALLIGGAMAYTFLKAMGKDVGSSLVEDNKLNLAAKFMERAKAKGVPLLLPVDHRIAQKLEKGAPSEIAEGNIPQGFMGLDIGPKTIEKFGGKIIEAKTVIWNGPMGVFEVPPFNEGTFAIAKLVAKSKALSVVGGGDSAAAIMESGLSDQISHISTGGGATLACFEGKLLPGLQALKE, encoded by the coding sequence ATGATTAAAAGCATCACTGATCTTCCTCTTCAAAAAAAGCGCGTTTTTATCCGTGTGGATTTTAACGTCTCTTTTGACGAGAACGAGAATATCCAGGACGACACTCGCATCCGTGCAGTTCTTCCCACCCTGGAATATGCCATCAAAGAAGATGCTAAAGTTATTTTGGCCTCGCACCTGGGCAGACCCAAAGGGATCCGTGATGCAAAACTCTCTCTGCTTCCTGTCGCGGCCTATTTGAGCAAGCTTCTGAAAAAAGATATCCTCTTCCCCGAAGATTGCATCGGCGATGCAGTAAAAAAATTGGCCCAGGATCTGCGTGAAGGTCAGGTGATGCTGCTCGAAAATCTTCGTTTTCATGAGGGAGAAGAAAAAAATGACGCCGTTTTTTCTGAAAAGTTGGCCTCCATCGCTGAGGTTTATGTAAACGATGCCTTTGGCACCTTGCACCGCGCCCATGCCTCCACGGTAGGAATGGTGAAACACTTCAAATACAAGGGGGCCGGCTTCTTGGTAAGAAAAGAGGTGGATTACCTGAGCAAAGTGCTAGAGAATCCCGAGCGACCTTTGGTAGCCATTTTAGGTGGGGCCAAAGTAAGTGACAAGTTGGCTGCAGTAGACTATTTGCTGTCCAAAGTAGATGCCTTGCTCATTGGCGGGGCCATGGCTTATACCTTCCTAAAGGCCATGGGGAAGGATGTAGGATCTTCTTTGGTGGAAGATAATAAATTAAATTTGGCCGCAAAATTTATGGAACGTGCCAAGGCCAAAGGGGTGCCCCTCCTTTTGCCTGTGGATCATCGCATTGCTCAAAAGCTCGAAAAAGGAGCTCCTTCAGAAATTGCAGAGGGGAATATCCCTCAAGGTTTTATGGGGCTGGATATTGGTCCTAAAACCATTGAAAAATTTGGTGGGAAAATTATTGAAGCCAAGACTGTTATTTGGAATGGCCCCATGGGAGTTTTTGAAGTCCCTCCTTTCAACGAGGGAACTTTTGCCATTGCCAAACTGGTTGCGAAATCCAAGGCCTTGTCGGTGGTAGGTGGCGGAGATTCGGCCGCAGCCATTATGGAATCAGGACTGTCTGATCAAATCAGTCATATTTCCACAGGCGGAGGCGCCACACTGGCCTGCTTTGAAGGGAAGTTACTACCGGGACTTCAGGCACTCAAGGAGTAG
- the gap gene encoding type I glyceraldehyde-3-phosphate dehydrogenase produces the protein MSIKVGINGFGRIGRTLFRQILKNPSLNYEVVALNDLAPPVSLAHLLKYDSVHGPLQASVSVQENALIVNDKKIPVFSWKNPQQSEWGKLGIQIVLECSGFFTDKESCQGHFKDGVQKVIISAPAKGVDATLVRGVNCTSYDPKLHHLISNASCTTNCLAPLVKVLHENFKVKRGFMTTVHSYTNDQKILDLPHKDLRRARAAAVSQIPTSTGAAKAIGLVIPELKGKIDGFAVRVPTPNVSLVDFVCEVEKNTHVEAVNTAFKKASEAGSLKNILAYSEEPLVSIDYNGNPHSSTIDAELTSVMDGTLLKVVSWYDNETGFSQRMVELTELVAKQL, from the coding sequence ATGAGCATCAAAGTTGGTATCAATGGTTTTGGTCGTATTGGCCGAACGCTGTTCCGCCAGATTTTAAAAAATCCTTCTCTTAATTATGAAGTAGTAGCCCTCAACGACTTGGCTCCTCCCGTTTCACTGGCCCATCTTCTAAAATACGATTCCGTGCATGGACCGCTACAGGCTTCAGTTTCTGTCCAGGAAAATGCCTTAATAGTTAATGACAAAAAAATTCCCGTATTTAGCTGGAAAAACCCTCAGCAATCGGAATGGGGAAAATTGGGGATTCAAATTGTTTTGGAATGCAGCGGATTTTTTACAGACAAAGAAAGCTGCCAGGGGCATTTCAAAGATGGGGTACAAAAAGTCATCATTTCCGCTCCGGCTAAAGGGGTGGATGCCACCCTGGTTCGCGGCGTCAACTGCACAAGTTACGACCCCAAACTCCATCATCTTATTTCCAACGCCAGCTGCACCACCAACTGTTTGGCTCCTCTTGTTAAAGTACTTCATGAAAATTTTAAGGTGAAGCGTGGCTTCATGACCACGGTGCATTCTTACACCAACGATCAAAAAATTCTGGATCTCCCTCACAAAGATTTACGTCGTGCCCGTGCGGCTGCAGTTTCCCAAATTCCGACCAGCACCGGCGCGGCCAAGGCCATTGGTTTGGTGATCCCCGAATTAAAAGGTAAGATCGACGGTTTTGCGGTGCGAGTGCCTACTCCCAATGTTTCTTTGGTAGATTTTGTGTGCGAAGTCGAAAAAAACACCCATGTCGAAGCCGTAAACACCGCGTTCAAAAAGGCCTCTGAAGCGGGAAGCCTCAAAAATATTCTGGCTTATTCTGAAGAACCTCTGGTTTCCATCGATTATAACGGCAATCCTCATTCTTCTACTATAGATGCCGAACTCACTTCAGTGATGGATGGAACTTTGCTGAAGGTCGTCTCCTGGTATGACAATGAGACTGGGTTTTCACAACGCATGGTAGAATTGACGGAATTAGTAGCTAAGCAATTATAG
- the speA gene encoding biosynthetic arginine decarboxylase, translating to MDKIQHPKTTPWTIAKAIQYYNIENWGLDFFSVNEAGHISIHPYGKQGPRIDIMDVIEDIQEKKLGFPCVVRFQDILRARVVSLNEAFKKSIADHQYKGTYYGVYPIKVNQMREVVEEILDAGAPYHFGLEAGSKGELLPVLALNNDKEAITVCNGYKDEEFMRLALLGRKLGRKVIIVIEKLSELPMLLRVAEEMQVQPYIGLRAKLTAKGAGKWVSSGGDFAKFGLTTPEIIRALNFLKEAKKEECLKLFHFHVGSQITDINMVREAVSEGARIYAKLCKMGFKVEYFDMGGGMGVDYDGSRTTAASSMNYTLEEYVDDVVSTLQQICQDEQVAEPHIISESGRAITSHHSCIIMPVFGSIEIGNNSPLPPEKNEKTKEVEPVKKLRRLLATLSSKNALSAYHQAVAKKEEALAMFKLGIMQLEDRAKVEDLFWEICRKIILLNKNEERVPEETADLYKKLADQILVNFSLFQTAPDHWAFDQLFPIVPLHRLSEEPSREATLVDITCDSDGKIDRFIDVLDVKETLSLHPLIPGEPYFIGMFMLGAYQDIMGDMHNLFGRVNEVHVFCDDEDPEDFYLEEVIPGDTIQQVLTRLQYAPTDLAKIIKRELDQQVREGNIKPKEGVALIDFYEQVMNGYTYLSTDRP from the coding sequence ATGGATAAAATTCAACATCCAAAAACTACCCCTTGGACGATCGCGAAGGCCATCCAATATTACAATATTGAAAATTGGGGTCTGGATTTTTTTTCGGTGAACGAGGCCGGACACATTTCCATTCATCCCTACGGAAAGCAAGGCCCGCGGATTGATATCATGGATGTGATTGAAGACATCCAGGAAAAAAAGCTGGGCTTTCCCTGTGTGGTGCGTTTTCAGGATATTTTACGCGCGCGGGTGGTGAGTTTGAACGAGGCCTTTAAGAAAAGCATTGCGGATCATCAATACAAGGGCACTTATTACGGGGTTTATCCCATTAAAGTAAATCAGATGCGCGAAGTGGTGGAAGAAATTCTGGATGCCGGTGCGCCCTATCATTTTGGTTTGGAGGCTGGTTCCAAAGGCGAATTGCTTCCGGTTCTGGCCCTCAACAATGACAAAGAGGCTATCACCGTTTGCAATGGATACAAAGACGAGGAGTTCATGCGTCTGGCCTTGCTGGGTCGCAAGTTGGGGCGCAAGGTAATTATCGTGATTGAAAAACTTTCGGAACTTCCCATGCTTTTGCGGGTTGCCGAGGAAATGCAGGTTCAACCCTATATCGGTTTACGAGCTAAGCTCACCGCCAAAGGGGCTGGCAAGTGGGTGAGCAGCGGAGGCGATTTTGCGAAGTTTGGTCTGACGACGCCTGAAATTATTCGGGCCTTGAACTTTTTAAAGGAAGCCAAAAAAGAAGAGTGCCTCAAACTCTTTCATTTTCATGTGGGTTCCCAGATTACCGACATCAACATGGTGCGTGAAGCGGTGAGCGAAGGCGCACGAATTTATGCAAAGTTATGCAAGATGGGTTTCAAGGTAGAATATTTTGACATGGGGGGAGGGATGGGAGTCGATTACGATGGTTCTCGAACCACCGCGGCTTCTTCGATGAATTATACCTTGGAAGAATACGTCGACGATGTGGTTTCCACCCTGCAGCAAATTTGTCAGGATGAACAAGTGGCGGAGCCGCATATCATCAGTGAATCGGGCCGAGCCATTACCTCGCATCACAGCTGCATTATCATGCCGGTCTTCGGCAGCATCGAAATTGGGAACAATTCGCCTTTACCTCCTGAAAAAAATGAAAAAACCAAAGAAGTGGAACCTGTCAAAAAATTGCGTCGTTTGCTGGCCACGTTATCGTCCAAAAACGCGCTGAGTGCCTATCACCAGGCGGTGGCCAAAAAAGAAGAAGCCCTGGCCATGTTCAAGTTGGGAATCATGCAGCTCGAAGACCGCGCCAAGGTGGAAGATTTATTTTGGGAGATCTGCCGAAAAATTATTTTGCTCAATAAAAATGAAGAAAGAGTTCCCGAAGAAACAGCCGATCTATACAAAAAGTTGGCCGATCAAATTCTGGTTAACTTCTCGCTGTTCCAAACCGCTCCCGACCACTGGGCCTTTGATCAGCTTTTTCCCATTGTTCCCCTGCATCGCCTGAGCGAAGAACCCTCGCGAGAAGCCACGCTGGTGGATATTACCTGCGACAGTGACGGGAAAATCGATCGCTTTATCGATGTCCTCGATGTGAAAGAAACTCTCAGTTTACATCCCTTAATCCCCGGAGAGCCTTATTTTATCGGTATGTTCATGCTGGGTGCCTATCAGGATATCATGGGCGACATGCACAACCTCTTTGGCCGGGTGAATGAAGTGCATGTATTTTGTGACGACGAAGATCCCGAAGATTTTTATCTGGAGGAAGTCATCCCCGGAGATACAATTCAACAGGTGCTTACCCGTCTGCAATATGCGCCTACGGATCTGGCAAAAATTATCAAGCGTGAACTCGATCAACAAGTTCGCGAAGGAAATATCAAACCCAAAGAAGGTGTGGCCCTCATCGATTTTTACGAGCAGGTGATGAATGGTTATACTTATTTGAGTACCGATAGGCCTTAG
- a CDS encoding DUF4325 domain-containing protein, translated as MKQKILDFFKKRKMLGISDLSSHFQVSPQAIHKHLRELIQAGVVLKQGASRKTTYYVEASSAASLKSGPAPLLKTYTNKNLKEDEVYRELSSKYVSLKTLPHSLEQVFIFAFTEMLNNAIDHSKSKKIKIKIDQDKQNICFLIQDQGVGIFHNIQKNKKLNNPLEAIQDLLKGKQTTMPDKHSGEGIFFTSKLADVFWIKSHKKTLILNNLIEDVFIKDNPFCKGTEVYFQISKKSSKDLKSIFLKYSNSKFEFDKSHIRISLFANEFYVSRSQAKRVLIGLEKFKVIEFDFKNVESVGQGFADEIFRVFQLQHPHITLIYINAHENVKFMIERAKRR; from the coding sequence ATGAAACAAAAAATTCTGGATTTCTTTAAAAAAAGAAAAATGCTTGGCATAAGCGATTTGAGCTCCCACTTTCAAGTAAGCCCACAAGCGATTCACAAACACCTGAGAGAACTTATTCAAGCAGGAGTTGTGTTAAAGCAAGGGGCAAGTCGAAAGACCACCTACTATGTTGAGGCTTCCTCAGCGGCTTCGCTGAAGTCGGGCCCCGCCCCTTTGTTAAAAACTTATACCAATAAAAATTTAAAAGAAGATGAGGTATATCGCGAGCTTTCTTCCAAATATGTATCGCTTAAAACTTTGCCCCACTCTTTGGAGCAGGTTTTTATTTTTGCTTTTACTGAAATGCTGAATAATGCGATCGATCATTCAAAATCCAAAAAAATAAAAATTAAAATTGATCAAGATAAACAAAATATCTGCTTTTTAATTCAAGACCAGGGTGTGGGAATTTTTCACAATATTCAAAAAAACAAAAAATTGAATAACCCCCTTGAAGCTATTCAGGATTTATTAAAGGGGAAGCAAACTACCATGCCCGATAAGCATAGTGGCGAAGGGATATTTTTTACTTCCAAATTGGCCGATGTGTTTTGGATTAAAAGCCACAAAAAAACACTCATCCTCAACAACTTGATTGAGGATGTTTTTATTAAAGACAACCCTTTCTGTAAAGGGACTGAAGTATATTTTCAAATTTCAAAAAAAAGCAGCAAAGATCTAAAAAGTATTTTTTTGAAATATAGCAACTCCAAATTTGAATTTGATAAAAGCCATATCCGAATATCTTTATTTGCAAACGAGTTTTATGTTTCGCGGTCTCAGGCAAAAAGAGTGTTGATTGGTCTAGAAAAATTTAAGGTGATTGAGTTTGATTTTAAGAATGTGGAAAGTGTTGGGCAGGGTTTTGCGGATGAAATTTTTAGGGTGTTTCAGTTGCAGCATCCTCACATTACTCTCATTTATATTAACGCTCATGAAAACGTAAAGTTTATGATTGAAAGGGCAAAGAGACGATAG
- a CDS encoding MarR family transcriptional regulator: MGTSKNYCASRLLRCVPKKSSCISKDEVGNRFNTRIEGTRIKHSMGAISIKMYDKFSLVLRIETTVNDVSFFKHYRKVEQKNGTSSLQWAPMKKGIYSLAPLQECLLAANKRYIDFISELDDNTTGTHRLNKVSKTIIEKEHSYKGFNFFDEKDQHLFEIVARGEFAISGFKNKNLRNKIPNTSGNQMSRILKRLRTHGLIKKIGHTYKYYLTSLGQHVIAAGLKIKNLFLIPLLNQQLPATL; the protein is encoded by the coding sequence ATGGGCACCTCTAAAAACTATTGCGCGTCCAGATTGCTTCGTTGCGTACCCAAAAAATCTTCATGTATTTCCAAAGATGAAGTCGGTAACAGGTTCAACACGCGCATCGAAGGGACTCGAATCAAACATTCCATGGGCGCTATCTCGATCAAAATGTATGATAAGTTTTCTCTGGTGCTTCGTATAGAAACCACAGTCAATGACGTCTCCTTTTTTAAACACTACCGCAAAGTAGAACAAAAAAACGGAACTTCCTCCCTGCAATGGGCCCCCATGAAAAAGGGCATCTACAGTCTAGCCCCCCTGCAAGAATGTTTGCTGGCCGCAAACAAACGATATATCGACTTCATCTCTGAACTCGATGACAACACCACAGGCACTCATCGCCTGAACAAGGTCTCAAAAACCATCATTGAGAAAGAACACAGCTACAAAGGTTTCAATTTCTTCGATGAGAAAGATCAGCACTTGTTTGAAATTGTTGCCAGAGGAGAATTTGCAATCAGTGGATTTAAAAACAAAAACCTGAGAAACAAAATCCCAAATACCTCGGGCAATCAAATGTCACGTATCCTCAAGCGTCTCAGAACCCACGGCCTCATCAAAAAAATCGGCCACACTTATAAATATTACCTCACTTCCCTTGGCCAGCACGTTATTGCTGCAGGATTAAAAATAAAAAATCTCTTTCTCATCCCTCTTCTCAATCAGCAACTCCCTGCTACACTCTAA